From a single Pseudalkalibacillus hwajinpoensis genomic region:
- a CDS encoding M42 family metallopeptidase codes for MKEETLSLFKTLTELQGAPGFEHDVRKFVKNEISKYSDEIIQDNLGSVFGVKRNNGPKIMVAGHMDEVGFMVTSITDNGMLRFQPLGGWWSQVLLAQRVQVMTRNGPVPGVIGSIPPHLLDDATRNKPMAIKNMLIDIGADDREDAEKIGVTPGQQIVPVCPFTPMANNKKIMAKAWDNRYGVGLAMELLKELQGEELPNELYSGATVQEEVGLRGAQTAANMINPDLFYALDASPANDMTGDKNEFGQLGKGALLRIYDRSMVTHQGLRDFVLDTAESNDIPYQYFISQGGTDAGRVHLSNDGVPSAVVGICSRYIHTSSSIIHVDDYAAAKELIIKLVKTTNQTAVDSIKKQV; via the coding sequence ATGAAAGAAGAAACGCTATCATTATTTAAAACATTAACCGAGCTACAAGGTGCCCCAGGATTCGAACACGACGTGAGGAAGTTTGTGAAGAATGAAATCTCGAAATATAGTGATGAGATTATACAGGATAATCTTGGCAGTGTGTTTGGGGTAAAACGAAATAATGGTCCAAAGATTATGGTTGCTGGTCACATGGATGAAGTTGGATTCATGGTTACTTCTATTACAGATAACGGCATGCTTCGCTTTCAACCTCTTGGTGGCTGGTGGAGTCAGGTTTTACTTGCTCAACGCGTTCAAGTTATGACGAGAAACGGTCCGGTTCCGGGCGTAATTGGCTCCATTCCACCACATCTTCTTGATGATGCGACACGTAACAAACCCATGGCGATTAAGAATATGCTAATTGATATCGGAGCAGATGACAGAGAAGACGCGGAGAAAATAGGTGTCACTCCTGGGCAGCAAATCGTGCCAGTATGCCCGTTTACGCCAATGGCAAACAATAAAAAAATCATGGCAAAAGCATGGGATAACCGCTATGGAGTTGGTCTCGCTATGGAGCTTTTAAAAGAGCTTCAGGGTGAAGAGCTTCCTAATGAATTGTATTCAGGTGCAACAGTCCAGGAGGAAGTGGGATTACGAGGAGCTCAAACAGCAGCAAACATGATTAATCCTGATCTATTCTATGCACTTGATGCAAGCCCGGCTAATGATATGACGGGAGATAAAAATGAATTTGGGCAGCTTGGAAAAGGAGCGCTTCTAAGGATTTATGATCGCTCGATGGTCACTCATCAGGGATTGAGAGATTTTGTTCTAGATACAGCGGAAAGTAACGACATTCCTTATCAGTATTTTATTTCCCAGGGTGGTACAGACGCCGGAAGGGTTCATTTATCTAACGACGGTGTCCCATCGGCTGTGGTTGGGATTTGCTCGCGCTATATTCATACATCCTCATCTATTATTCATGTTGATGATTACGCTGCAGCTAAAGAATTAATTATTAAGCTTGTGAAAACGACAAATCAGACAGCAGTCGATAGCATCAAAAAACAAGTATGA
- a CDS encoding DUF84 family protein — protein sequence MKVVRIAVGSENPVKINAVKAIFGNDVQGLTVPSGVSEQPWGDDETLLGAKNRAVSALREAQANIGIGLEGGVQLIGETLYVCNWGALVDEEGLEIVAGGARFPLPEEIKKQLALGEELGPVISRFESRADVNKKEGAIGIFTDGAISRTDMYEQIIQMLFGQYKFYSS from the coding sequence ATGAAAGTGGTTCGAATTGCAGTTGGGTCAGAGAACCCAGTGAAGATCAATGCGGTGAAAGCTATTTTTGGTAATGATGTGCAAGGTCTAACTGTTCCCTCAGGTGTTTCTGAGCAACCGTGGGGTGATGACGAAACTCTTTTAGGTGCAAAAAATCGCGCAGTATCAGCTCTAAGAGAAGCGCAAGCGAATATAGGAATTGGTCTTGAAGGCGGTGTGCAGTTGATCGGTGAAACGCTTTATGTGTGTAACTGGGGAGCGCTTGTTGATGAAGAAGGCCTGGAGATCGTAGCTGGGGGAGCAAGGTTTCCTCTTCCTGAAGAGATAAAGAAGCAGTTAGCTCTGGGAGAAGAATTAGGTCCAGTTATTTCCAGGTTTGAAAGCAGGGCAGATGTTAACAAAAAGGAAGGCGCAATAGGTATTTTTACCGACGGCGCCATTAGTCGCACGGACATGTATGAACAAATTATTCAGATGTTGTTCGGGCAATATAAGTTTTACTCGAGTTAA
- a CDS encoding YtoQ family protein, which produces MELTVYLAGQIHDNWRDDMKQEAKKLDLPIHFVGPMENHDRSDNIGEEIKGKQPNAIFKDEAASEINNLRTQVLLNKSDVVIALFGEKYKQWNSAMDASTAIALQKPLILIRPESLHHPLKELSNKAQVVVESPEQALQALSYIFETN; this is translated from the coding sequence GTGGAATTGACCGTTTATCTTGCAGGACAAATTCATGATAACTGGCGTGATGATATGAAACAGGAAGCTAAGAAGCTCGATCTTCCTATTCACTTTGTAGGTCCAATGGAAAATCATGATCGCTCTGACAACATTGGCGAAGAAATAAAAGGAAAACAGCCCAATGCAATCTTTAAGGATGAAGCAGCCTCGGAAATAAACAACCTCAGAACCCAGGTGCTTCTCAATAAATCAGATGTTGTCATTGCGTTATTTGGTGAAAAATACAAGCAATGGAATAGTGCGATGGATGCATCAACAGCCATAGCGCTTCAAAAGCCACTCATTCTGATCCGTCCCGAGTCATTGCATCATCCACTGAAAGAACTCTCAAATAAAGCGCAGGTTGTCGTGGAATCACCTGAACAGGCGCTGCAGGCGCTATCTTACATTTTCGAAACAAATTAA
- a CDS encoding PTS transporter subunit IIC — MKAFLERKGIIISPQVYFVKALSYMALGLFSSLIIGLILKTVGENVSFLAFLIPTGELAMSLMGPAIGVAVAYGLGAPPLVLFSAVLAGAAGAELGGPAGSYVAAIAAAEAGKLVSKSTKLDIIVTPLVTIFAGYGTAALAGPGINKFMTQFGSLIMWATEQRPILMGVIVAILMGIALTAPISSAAIAIMLGLEGIAAGAATIGCAAQMVGFAVCSYRENGFGGLIAQGIGTSMLQVANIVRNPWILVPPTLAGAVLAPIGSGWLGLLNNSAGAGMGTSGFVGQIMTVNVMGPSGNVWMAIIMLHFIGPAIISLLLSELMRKKGLIRPGDMKISTE, encoded by the coding sequence ATGAAAGCATTTTTAGAACGAAAGGGAATAATCATCTCACCGCAAGTTTACTTTGTAAAAGCGCTCAGTTATATGGCGCTTGGATTATTCTCATCCCTTATTATTGGACTTATTCTTAAAACCGTTGGAGAAAATGTATCATTCCTTGCGTTTCTTATACCAACGGGGGAACTTGCAATGAGCTTGATGGGTCCTGCTATAGGGGTGGCCGTAGCTTATGGTCTTGGAGCACCTCCACTCGTATTGTTCTCCGCTGTACTTGCTGGTGCTGCTGGTGCAGAGCTTGGTGGACCAGCAGGCAGTTATGTAGCGGCTATTGCTGCAGCAGAAGCAGGGAAACTCGTTTCAAAATCAACAAAGCTTGATATCATTGTAACGCCACTAGTTACAATTTTTGCAGGATATGGCACAGCTGCATTAGCAGGACCGGGAATCAATAAGTTTATGACTCAGTTTGGTTCGCTTATCATGTGGGCTACCGAACAGCGTCCCATCCTCATGGGTGTGATTGTAGCAATACTCATGGGGATCGCCTTAACAGCCCCTATTTCAAGTGCTGCAATTGCAATTATGCTTGGTTTAGAAGGAATTGCTGCAGGTGCTGCAACGATAGGATGTGCTGCTCAAATGGTTGGCTTTGCGGTATGCAGTTACCGAGAAAATGGATTTGGCGGCTTGATCGCTCAGGGCATTGGTACCTCCATGCTGCAAGTAGCAAATATTGTTCGAAATCCCTGGATTCTCGTTCCACCAACTTTAGCAGGAGCGGTTCTTGCACCGATTGGAAGCGGATGGCTTGGGTTATTAAACAATTCAGCTGGTGCTGGGATGGGGACGAGCGGATTTGTTGGACAAATCATGACAGTCAATGTAATGGGCCCAAGTGGAAATGTGTGGATGGCGATCATCATGTTGCATTTTATTGGACCGGCCATCATAAGTCTGCTATTATCCGAATTAATGAGAAAAAAAGGGCTTATTCGTCCTGGAGATATGAAAATAAGTACCGAGTAA
- a CDS encoding thioredoxin family protein codes for MKKFDKHEEYLEAIKEGKSVLLFSANWCPDCRVIEPFLPELEEKYSEVDFYYVDRDDHIELCQEMDIFGIPSFVAFHNGEETGRFVSKQRKTQEEIEEFLESVK; via the coding sequence ATGAAGAAATTTGATAAACATGAAGAGTATTTGGAAGCTATTAAAGAAGGAAAATCAGTTTTATTGTTCTCAGCAAACTGGTGCCCAGATTGTAGAGTGATTGAGCCGTTTCTTCCGGAACTTGAAGAAAAGTATTCTGAGGTAGATTTCTACTATGTAGATCGAGATGATCACATTGAACTCTGTCAGGAAATGGACATCTTTGGGATTCCAAGTTTTGTCGCATTTCATAATGGGGAAGAAACTGGTCGTTTTGTAAGTAAGCAAAGAAAAACGCAGGAAGAGATCGAAGAATTTCTTGAAAGTGTTAAGTAA
- a CDS encoding DUF1444 domain-containing protein yields the protein MEPKDLKQLLEKRLQNEDRELTYNKKEEKLRIEDKETGKGMSLGLKGLSAKYEERKEKLLDEVVHHVEETLKAMKNSQELSGSENRIYPVIRSGSFPSETEAGVPFVFNEHTAETRIYYALDLGNSYRLVDEKWLQKENWTKESLHEISLFNLRGLSTNMKTDTVAGNTFYFLNTNDGYDASRILNDSLLERMASEAKGELAIAVPHQDVLIFADIENERGYDALAQLTMHFFSSGLVPVTGLPFMYEDGKLEPIFIMAKNKPKK from the coding sequence ATGGAACCAAAAGATTTAAAACAATTGCTTGAGAAACGACTTCAGAATGAAGATCGTGAGCTTACATACAACAAAAAAGAAGAAAAACTTCGAATAGAGGATAAAGAGACTGGCAAAGGAATGAGTCTTGGTCTTAAAGGGCTCTCAGCGAAGTATGAAGAACGAAAAGAAAAGCTTTTAGATGAGGTTGTTCATCATGTAGAAGAAACACTAAAGGCGATGAAAAACTCTCAGGAATTAAGCGGTAGTGAAAATCGTATTTATCCTGTCATCCGTTCAGGTTCTTTTCCTTCAGAAACCGAGGCAGGTGTCCCATTTGTATTTAATGAGCACACCGCAGAAACGCGAATTTATTATGCTCTTGACCTGGGGAATTCTTATCGTTTAGTTGATGAGAAATGGCTGCAGAAAGAGAACTGGACGAAAGAGTCGCTCCACGAGATCTCGTTGTTTAACCTTCGTGGACTATCAACTAATATGAAAACGGACACCGTTGCAGGTAATACGTTCTATTTCTTAAATACTAACGATGGCTATGATGCAAGTCGAATTTTAAATGATTCGTTACTTGAACGCATGGCAAGCGAGGCGAAAGGTGAACTTGCTATAGCTGTTCCACATCAAGACGTCTTGATTTTTGCTGATATTGAAAATGAACGTGGCTATGATGCACTTGCTCAGCTTACAATGCATTTCTTTTCAAGTGGACTTGTCCCTGTAACAGGGCTTCCTTTCATGTATGAAGATGGAAAGCTCGAACCGATATTTATTATGGCAA